The genomic interval GATGGGCTTCGCGTCGGGCGGGCTCTCCTACCTGAGTGGCAAGCAGGTTCCCCACGAGGTACTCAAGGGCTTCAGCCGGGGCGACCAGGAGGTCGTCTACCGCTTCACCCTCCCGGACTGACCCCGAGGCTGTTACAGGCTTCCATCACGCTGATGAATTCCACGGACCCGAGCATTCGCATCCTGATTGTCGACGACCATCCGCTGCTGCGCGAAGGGCTTGCCGCCATGATCGCCGGACAACCGGACATGGCGCTGGTCGCCGAAGCGGAGAACGGCGAGCAGGCCTTGCAAGCCTTCCGCGCCCATCAGCCCGACATCACCCTGATGGATGTGCGGATGCCCACCATGGGAGGCATCGATGCGATCACCGCCATCCGCGCGGAGTTCCCCACGGCCCGAATCATCGTCCTGACGACCTACGATGGCGACGCGCAGGCGCTGCGCGCCATCAAGGCCGGTGCATCCGGGTATCTGCTCAAGAGCATGCTGCGCAAGGAGCTGGTGGAGACGATACGCAGCGTGCATGCGGGACGCCGCCGCATCGCCGCGGACATCGCCTCCGAGATGGCCGAGCACGTGGCGGACGACGAGTTGACGGCACGAGAGCGTGACGTCCTGCTCCACGTCGCCGCCGGGAACGCCAACAAGGAGGTCGCCGCCCGGATGGGCATCTCCGAGGAGACGGTCAAGACGCACATGAAGAACGTCCTGACCAAGCTGGGCGCCAAGGACAGGACGCATGCGGTGGTGGTCGCGCTGAAGCGGGGCATCATCGACATCTGAGGCGCAACCGGTTGCGCCAGGTGCGCTCCGGATCGCCGCGATACGCGACCGCCGCCGGCACGCGCAGCTCCACTTCCGTCCCCGAGCCGCCGCGGCTTCTGATGTCCAGCCGCGCTCCCATCTTCCGCGCCCGCTCGCGCATGCCCGACAGGCCCCAGTGTCCGGGCCGTCCACCCGCCTGGAGGATCTCCGCGTCGATGCCGCGTCCGTCGTCCCGGACGCGCAGGCGCAGCTCGCGGCAACCATAGGTGAGCTCCACCTCGATCCTCCGCGCGCCGGCGTGCTGCCACGCGTTCACCAACGCCTCGCGGCCAATGCGGAAGACCTCGTCGCGCACCAGCGGGTCCAGCGGCGTGGGCTGCCCCTCCACCACCACGTGGAACCCTTCTGGCGGGTCCAGCTCGAGTTCCTCCCCCACCCTGGCGAAGGCCTGGGACAGCTCTCCCGTGCCCTGCGAAGCGGCGCGCAGGCCCTTCACCCGGTCGCGCCCCTCGAGCAGGACGTCGTCGGCACGATCCAACGCCTTCTCCATCGCGACGCGCACGGGCGCGTCCACCGGGAGCATCTCCGCCACGGACTGAAAGCGAAGGATCAACCCCTGGATGCCCTGCAGCAGCGTGTCGTGCAGCTCGCGGGCGATGCGCTCGCGCTCCCGGTGCCGCTCC from Archangium lipolyticum carries:
- a CDS encoding response regulator, whose protein sequence is MNSTDPSIRILIVDDHPLLREGLAAMIAGQPDMALVAEAENGEQALQAFRAHQPDITLMDVRMPTMGGIDAITAIRAEFPTARIIVLTTYDGDAQALRAIKAGASGYLLKSMLRKELVETIRSVHAGRRRIAADIASEMAEHVADDELTARERDVLLHVAAGNANKEVAARMGISEETVKTHMKNVLTKLGAKDRTHAVVVALKRGIIDI